The genomic region CGCAGAAGCTCGCCAGCGCGATGGAACGCCTGCGCAAGTCGATGAAGCTGATGATCGACAAGCTCTCCGAGGAGTAGCCCTTCCGCCAGCGCATCGAGCGTTCCTGCGAATCGACTCAACGAAAACGCCGCGCAGCACCTGGGGTGCCGGGCGGCGTTTTCGTACGTGGCGCCCGGGAGGGGCGCCTTATGCGGCGGCGAGGCCCGCCGCTACGGCTGCTTCGGAGCGGCGGCATCCGCCGGCGAGGCAGCGGTCTTCGGCTTGTACGGCAGCGCAGTCGGAATCATCAGCCGGCTCGCGGCGATCTGCCAGGTCTTGTCGAGAAGCAACACCGACGTCAGTTTTCCCTCGCGCGTCGGGACGGCCTCGCCGTCGGGCCGCACCGCGCCCGACAGCTCGTAGGTTCCGTCGACCAGCGCGACCGTGTCCGACATGATCCATACGCTTTTCACGGTGAGCTTGAGCGTCGAGTTCTTGAACACGCTCGCATGCTGCTTGGTCAGCAGCGCCGTCACTTCGTCGCGTCCCTTGGCCATCGTGCCGTCGGGCTCGACGTGATCTCCGTCAATCGCCCAGTGCTGCGCCATCTTTGCGACGTCGTGCTTGTTCCATTCCGTTTCGAACTCGGAATAGAGCTTGCGAATGGCGTCCTGGCTCTTGACGTCTCTCGTCGTGCCTCCGCCAAGGCCGAATGCGTGCGACGAGGTCACGTGCACCGGCGCAAGACCGACGGCAGCGATGCAGGCCAGTGAGACGAGGAAGGATTTGTTCGTGATGTAGCTCATGGTGCCGACTTCTACGCCCGCGCCACGAACCACGTCAACGGCTGCGCCGAGGATTTATCCGCTGCGACGCGCACACGCTTCGACGCCATGGCACGGAGCCCGCGAGGCCCGCGCGATCGGGGGCTGACGCGCCGCAGCAACGATCGCGCGGCTTGCCGATCAGTTCTCGAGCGTGCGCATCAGCTGTTTTCGAATGATTTCCTCGGCGTCCGCGACGATCCGCTCGATCAGGTCCTTGCACGTCGGAATGTCGTGGATGAGGCCGGCGACCATGCCGCAGCTCCAGGCGGCTGCATCCATCTCGCCGTTTTGCAGAACCTTGCGATTCTGTGTGCCGGCGACCAGCGGACGGATGTCCTCGATCGTGACCGCCGCGCCCTTTTCTTTTTCGATCTCGCGGATCTTCTCGACGGCCGCGTTGGTCAGCACGCGCTCGGTATTGCGCAGCGAACGCATGATCAGCCGCGTCGACATTTCATCGGCATCGACGAGCGCCTGCTTCACGTTGTGATGGATCGGCGCTTCGACCGTCGCCATGAAGCGCGTGCCCATGTTCATGCCGTCGGCGCCGAGCGCGAGCGCGGCGACGAGGCTGCGCCCGTTGGCCATGCCGCCCGAAGCCACATACGGGATCGTCAGCTCTTCCGCTGCGCGCGCGAGCAGCACGAGGCCGGGAACGTCGTCCTCACCGGGATGCCCGGCGCATTCGAACCCATCGACGCTGACGGCGTCGCAGCCGATGCGCTCGGCCTTGAGCGAATGACGCACCGACGTGCACTTGTGGATGACCTTGACGCCGGCGGCCTTGAGCGTCGGCATGAACGGCTCGGGGCTTCGGCCCGCTGTTTCTACGATCTTGATGCCGCCTTCGACGATGACGCGCATGTATTCGTCGTACGGCGGCGTGACGAACATCGGCAGGATCGTCAGGTTTACGCCGAACGGCTTGTCGGTCATGTCGTGGCAGCGCGCGATTTCTTTGCGCAGGTCTTCGGGCGTGGGCTGGGTCAGGCCGGTGATGATGCCCAGGCCTCCCGCGTTCGAGACGGCGGCGGCCATCTCTGCGTAACCTACGTAGTGCATGCCGCCCTGGATCACTGGATGCTTTATGCCGAATAGTTCGGTGATGCGTGTCTTCACTCTGTCCTCCAGATCGGTGCGACGGCCGCGGATAAGGGCCCATCTGCTTCGTTGGATTCCGCTTCGTTCGCTTCGACGTACGGGAAGTACGCCTCCGCTCACTACGCGGAATCCGCCTCGCATCTGGACCCTTCTCCGCGACCGCTGAGATAGGTGCCCGCGCAGCTTCTTGCTGACTTCGGGCCGGCACGAAAAAAATTTTGCGGAAGGTAGCTTGGGGTTGTGCTCGTTGCTAGCGGAATGCTCGTTTGACGCCGCGGCTTGGGCCGGCGCTATGCTCGTTCTTCGCTTCGCTCAGCTCTTTGGGAATGTTCCGTCCAGGATGAAGCCGAAGGCTGTGAGCGGGAAGAGGTACTGGATCGGCATCAGGATGGCGTAGTCGATGGCGGAGATGAGCGGGGCTACGGGTTTCGGGACGCGGCCGCGGAATTGTTCGGAGTGGTAGTAGTACGGGAAGAGGGCGGCGTTCTCGAGGCGGAGGCGGGCTGCGAGGGTGGTCAGGGTTTTGTACGAGTAGACGTGCAGGTGGTCTTCGTGCTGGCTTTCGCGCGAGGCGAACGACAGCAGGATGTTCAGGATCGACGTGGCGTTTGGTGTCGTCGCGATCAGGCGGGCGCCGGGAGCGGCGGCGGCGGCGCGCGTCAGCCAGCCGAGCGTATCCGGGGTATGCTCGATGAGCTCGCCGGCGACGACGACCTCGGGGCGGAAGTCGCGCATCAGCGCGTCCAGGTCCTCGACTTTCCCATAAACGATTCGCGTGCCGGCGTCGGTGCGGATCTCTCCGCTTTTTCGCACCTCTTCGCCGGCGTCTACGCCGAGCACTTCGGCGGCCGAGCGCGCGATCTCGCGGTGAAGCCATTTCCAGGACGAATGCTGCGGCTTGCCGATCAGCGTTTCGTCGAGCGCGCCGAGGTCGAGCACGCGGCGGCCGGCGCAGCGCTCGACGATGTAATCGATGCGCTCGACCGGCCTGGCGACCGACAGCTTCTCGAGTGGATGATAGGTCAGCGCGTGCATCGAAGCCTTACGAGCCGGCGTGGTGCCTGCCGGTGATCGCCCACGCAAGACCGCCGACGGCGAAACCGACGGTGGCTCCGGTCAGCGTGTTCCAGCACATGCACGGCGCTCCGCACAACGGATTGGAAAGCCCGACGAAGCCGAGCGGGATCATCGCGAGC from Candidatus Limnocylindrales bacterium harbors:
- a CDS encoding nitronate monooxygenase family protein, encoding MKTRITELFGIKHPVIQGGMHYVGYAEMAAAVSNAGGLGIITGLTQPTPEDLRKEIARCHDMTDKPFGVNLTILPMFVTPPYDEYMRVIVEGGIKIVETAGRSPEPFMPTLKAAGVKVIHKCTSVRHSLKAERIGCDAVSVDGFECAGHPGEDDVPGLVLLARAAEELTIPYVASGGMANGRSLVAALALGADGMNMGTRFMATVEAPIHHNVKQALVDADEMSTRLIMRSLRNTERVLTNAAVEKIREIEKEKGAAVTIEDIRPLVAGTQNRKVLQNGEMDAAAWSCGMVAGLIHDIPTCKDLIERIVADAEEIIRKQLMRTLEN
- a CDS encoding methyltransferase domain-containing protein encodes the protein MHALTYHPLEKLSVARPVERIDYIVERCAGRRVLDLGALDETLIGKPQHSSWKWLHREIARSAAEVLGVDAGEEVRKSGEIRTDAGTRIVYGKVEDLDALMRDFRPEVVVAGELIEHTPDTLGWLTRAAAAAPGARLIATTPNATSILNILLSFASRESQHEDHLHVYSYKTLTTLAARLRLENAALFPYYYHSEQFRGRVPKPVAPLISAIDYAILMPIQYLFPLTAFGFILDGTFPKS
- a CDS encoding SgcJ/EcaC family oxidoreductase — encoded protein: MSYITNKSFLVSLACIAAVGLAPVHVTSSHAFGLGGGTTRDVKSQDAIRKLYSEFETEWNKHDVAKMAQHWAIDGDHVEPDGTMAKGRDEVTALLTKQHASVFKNSTLKLTVKSVWIMSDTVALVDGTYELSGAVRPDGEAVPTREGKLTSVLLLDKTWQIAASRLMIPTALPYKPKTAASPADAAAPKQP